A window of uncultured Fusobacterium sp. contains these coding sequences:
- the argS gene encoding arginine--tRNA ligase, whose amino-acid sequence MQIIDKEIARIFEETVKKLYGDKELKKIEISVATNEKFGDFQTNFAMMNSKIIGNNPRAIAQEIVENLIDNNVIDKLEIAGPGFINIFLKKEYLGELLKKSGEEKYDFSFLNREGDVVIDFSSPNIAKRMHIGHLRSTIIGDSIARIYRYLGYHVVADNHIGDWGTQFGKLIIGYRKWLDREAYKANAIEELERVYVEFTKQAEEHPELEEEARLELKKLQDGDEENFALWKEFIKVSLDEYNKLYGRLDVHFDTYYGESFYHDMMQGVVEELVEKKIAVEDDGAKVVFFPEEENLFPCIVQKKDGAFLYSTSDIATVKFRKENYNINKIIYLTDERQQDHFKQFFKITDMLGWDVPKHHIWFGIMRFADGVFSTRKGNVIRLEQLMDEGKKRAYDIVNEKNPDLSAEEKENISEVVGVGAIKYADLSQNRQSPIIFEWDKILSFEGNTAPYLQYSYARIQSILRKAESEGKTIDYSKTIMVNTPQERALANHIAAFPMAVIKASDTFKPNVIADYLFELAKKFNSFYNSCPILNQDDETLFSRGLLAKVAGETIKDGLDLLGIKTLERM is encoded by the coding sequence GTGCAAATTATAGATAAAGAGATAGCTAGAATTTTTGAAGAAACAGTAAAAAAATTATATGGAGATAAAGAGTTAAAAAAAATAGAAATTTCTGTAGCTACAAATGAAAAATTTGGAGATTTTCAAACAAACTTTGCTATGATGAATTCAAAGATAATAGGAAATAATCCAAGAGCAATAGCACAAGAAATCGTTGAAAATTTAATAGATAATAATGTAATAGATAAATTAGAAATAGCAGGACCAGGATTTATAAATATCTTTTTAAAGAAAGAGTATTTAGGAGAGTTATTAAAAAAATCTGGAGAGGAAAAATATGATTTTTCTTTCTTAAATAGAGAGGGAGATGTTGTAATAGATTTCTCTTCTCCAAATATAGCTAAAAGAATGCATATAGGACATTTACGTTCGACAATAATAGGAGATTCAATAGCTAGAATCTACAGATATTTAGGGTATCATGTTGTGGCAGATAACCATATTGGAGACTGGGGAACTCAGTTTGGAAAACTTATCATTGGATATAGAAAATGGTTAGATAGAGAAGCTTATAAAGCAAATGCTATTGAGGAGTTAGAGAGAGTATATGTAGAATTCACAAAACAAGCAGAGGAACATCCTGAACTTGAAGAGGAAGCAAGACTTGAACTTAAAAAGTTACAAGATGGAGATGAAGAAAATTTTGCTCTTTGGAAAGAATTTATAAAAGTTTCATTAGATGAATATAATAAATTATATGGAAGATTAGATGTTCACTTTGATACATATTATGGTGAATCTTTTTATCATGATATGATGCAAGGAGTAGTTGAAGAATTAGTAGAAAAGAAAATAGCTGTGGAAGATGATGGAGCAAAAGTTGTATTCTTCCCAGAAGAAGAAAATCTTTTCCCTTGTATAGTTCAAAAGAAAGATGGAGCTTTCCTATATTCTACTTCTGATATAGCAACAGTAAAATTCAGAAAAGAAAATTATAATATAAATAAAATCATTTACTTAACAGATGAGAGACAACAAGATCATTTCAAGCAATTCTTTAAAATAACTGATATGTTAGGTTGGGATGTTCCTAAACATCATATCTGGTTTGGAATTATGAGATTTGCTGATGGAGTTTTTTCAACTAGAAAAGGAAATGTAATAAGACTTGAGCAACTTATGGATGAAGGAAAGAAAAGAGCTTATGATATAGTAAATGAAAAAAATCCAGATCTATCTGCTGAAGAGAAAGAGAATATTTCTGAAGTAGTTGGAGTTGGAGCTATAAAATATGCTGATTTATCTCAAAATAGACAAAGTCCTATTATTTTTGAATGGGATAAGATTTTAAGTTTTGAAGGAAATACTGCTCCATATTTACAATATTCTTATGCAAGAATTCAATCAATTTTAAGAAAAGCTGAATCAGAAGGAAAAACAATAGATTATAGTAAAACAATAATGGTAAATACACCACAAGAAAGAGCTTTAGCTAACCATATAGCAGCTTTCCCTATGGCTGTAATAAAAGCTTCTGATACATTTAAACCAAATGTAATTGCTGATTATCTATTTGAATTAGCTAAGAAATTTAATAGTTTCTATAATAGTTGTCCAATACTTAATCAAGATGATGAGACTCTATTCTCAAGAGGACTACTTGCTAAAGTTGCTGGTGAAACTATAAAAGATGGATTAGATTTATTAGGAATTAAAACATTAGAAAGAATGTAA
- the aspS gene encoding aspartate--tRNA ligase has protein sequence MIYRTHNLGELRKENIGQTVTLSGWVDTTRDLGGLTFVDLRDREGKTQVVFDIDVAPKDVVEQAQKLRNEAVIRVVGTVRERHSKNMNIPTGEIEVFATELTILNNCDVLPFQITGTEDNLNENIRLKYRYLDIRRPKMLNNLRMRHKMIMAIRNYMDKEGFIDVDTPLLNKSTPEGARDFLVPCRINPGTFYALPQSPQLFKQLLMIGGIERYFQIAKCFRDEDLRADRQFEFTQLDVEMSFVEMDDVMNTIEGLAKHVFTEITGEVADYKFPRMPYAEAMSRFGSDKPDVRFGVELKDLTEIARNCGFKAFKDVVENGGIVKCITAPKAFEKFSRKVLGEYEEYAKRYFGAKGMAYVKIAEDGTITSPIAKFFSEDEMKNIITTAEANPGDVILIIADKAKVVYGALGGMRLRIGKELNLINNDEFKFLWVVDFPMFTYDEEEGRYKAEHHPFTSIKAEDMEAFLGGQTENIRTNTYDMVLNGFEVGGGSIRIFNPEIQNKVFERLGLSYEEAREKFGFFVDAFKYGAPPHGGLAFGIDRWLMVMLKEASIREVIPFPKTNKGQCLMSEAPNFVDKEQLDELNIAVTYKNDKKEEEK, from the coding sequence ATGATTTACAGGACTCATAATCTTGGTGAATTAAGAAAAGAGAATATTGGACAGACAGTTACACTATCTGGTTGGGTAGATACAACTAGAGACTTAGGAGGATTAACTTTCGTCGATTTAAGAGATAGAGAGGGAAAAACTCAAGTAGTATTTGATATAGATGTAGCTCCAAAAGATGTAGTAGAGCAAGCTCAAAAATTAAGAAATGAAGCAGTAATTAGAGTAGTAGGAACTGTAAGAGAAAGACATAGTAAAAATATGAATATTCCAACAGGAGAAATAGAAGTATTTGCTACTGAATTAACTATATTAAATAATTGTGATGTATTACCATTCCAAATAACAGGAACGGAAGATAATCTAAATGAAAATATCAGATTAAAATATAGATATTTAGATATCAGAAGACCTAAGATGTTAAACAATCTTAGAATGAGACACAAAATGATAATGGCTATTAGAAATTACATGGATAAGGAAGGATTTATTGATGTAGATACTCCATTACTAAATAAATCAACACCAGAAGGAGCAAGAGATTTCTTAGTTCCATGTAGAATAAATCCAGGAACTTTCTATGCATTACCTCAATCACCACAATTATTTAAACAACTTCTTATGATAGGTGGAATAGAGAGATATTTCCAAATAGCTAAATGTTTTAGAGATGAGGATTTAAGAGCAGATAGACAATTTGAATTTACTCAATTAGACGTAGAAATGTCATTTGTTGAGATGGATGATGTAATGAATACAATTGAAGGACTAGCAAAGCATGTATTTACAGAAATTACTGGAGAAGTAGCAGATTATAAATTCCCAAGAATGCCTTATGCTGAAGCTATGTCAAGATTCGGATCTGATAAACCAGATGTAAGATTTGGAGTAGAATTAAAAGATTTAACAGAAATAGCTAGAAATTGTGGGTTTAAAGCTTTTAAAGATGTAGTAGAAAACGGTGGAATTGTAAAATGTATTACTGCACCTAAAGCTTTTGAAAAATTCTCAAGAAAAGTTCTTGGAGAATATGAAGAGTATGCTAAGAGATATTTTGGAGCTAAAGGAATGGCTTATGTAAAAATAGCTGAAGATGGAACAATAACTTCTCCAATAGCTAAATTCTTCTCTGAAGATGAAATGAAAAATATAATAACTACAGCTGAAGCAAATCCTGGAGATGTAATATTAATAATAGCTGATAAAGCTAAAGTTGTATATGGAGCTTTAGGTGGAATGAGATTAAGAATAGGAAAAGAATTAAATCTAATCAATAATGATGAGTTTAAATTCCTATGGGTAGTAGATTTCCCAATGTTTACTTATGATGAAGAAGAGGGAAGATATAAAGCAGAACACCATCCATTCACTTCAATAAAAGCTGAAGATATGGAAGCGTTCTTAGGTGGACAAACAGAAAATATAAGAACTAATACTTATGATATGGTACTAAATGGATTTGAAGTAGGAGGAGGTTCTATAAGAATTTTTAATCCTGAAATTCAAAATAAAGTATTTGAAAGATTAGGACTTTCTTATGAAGAAGCTAGAGAAAAATTTGGTTTCTTTGTTGATGCATTCAAATATGGAGCACCACCTCATGGAGGACTTGCTTTTGGAATAGACAGATGGCTAATGGTAATGTTAAAAGAAGCTTCTATTAGAGAAGTAATTCCTTTCCCTAAAACAAATAAAGGTCAATGTTTAATGTCTGAAGCACCAAATTTTGTTGACAAAGAGCAATTAGATGAGTTAAATATTGCTGTAACTTATAAAAATGATAAAAAAGAAGAAGAAAAATAA
- the hisS gene encoding histidine--tRNA ligase has translation MKLIKAARGTKDIFGEEAVKYTYISRMAQEIFESYGYTYIKTPIFEETDLFKRGIGEGTDVVEKEMYTFKDRGDRSLTLRPENTASVVRSYLENAIYGKEDVTKYYYNGSMFRYERPQAGRQREFNQIGVEVLGEGSPILDAEVIAMSYSLLEKLGISDLEVHINSVGTNASRTKYRESLLNFLEPIKDELCEDCRMRMEKNPLRVLDCKVDKCKELTKNAPSIIDSLTEEERDHYETVKRYLDIFGVKYVEDSRLVRGLDYYSSTVYEIITNKLGAQGTVLGGGRYDNLLKQLGDKDIPAVGFAAGVERMMMLLEDYPKNNPDVYVAWLGENTQEFGLKVAKDLRDKGIKTFVDFNVKGMKSHMKKADKLVVKYCIIIGEDEMNKGVVVLKDFNARTQEEMSLEKAIEIIKK, from the coding sequence ATGAAACTTATAAAAGCTGCTAGAGGAACAAAAGATATATTTGGTGAAGAGGCAGTAAAGTATACATATATTTCAAGGATGGCTCAAGAAATATTTGAAAGTTATGGATATACTTACATTAAAACTCCAATATTTGAAGAAACAGATCTTTTTAAAAGAGGAATTGGAGAAGGAACAGATGTAGTTGAAAAAGAGATGTATACTTTTAAAGATAGAGGAGATAGAAGTCTTACTTTAAGACCAGAAAATACAGCTTCTGTTGTAAGATCATATTTAGAAAACGCTATCTATGGAAAAGAAGATGTAACTAAATATTATTATAATGGTTCAATGTTTAGATATGAAAGACCTCAAGCTGGAAGACAAAGAGAGTTTAACCAAATAGGAGTAGAAGTTTTAGGTGAAGGATCTCCTATATTAGATGCTGAAGTAATAGCTATGAGTTATTCATTACTTGAAAAATTAGGTATAAGTGATTTAGAAGTTCATATCAATTCAGTAGGAACAAATGCTTCTCGTACAAAATATAGAGAGAGTTTATTAAACTTCTTAGAACCAATAAAAGATGAACTTTGTGAAGATTGCAGAATGAGAATGGAAAAGAATCCATTAAGAGTTTTAGACTGTAAAGTAGATAAGTGTAAAGAGCTTACTAAAAATGCTCCAAGCATAATAGATTCTTTAACTGAAGAGGAAAGAGACCACTATGAAACTGTAAAAAGATATTTAGATATTTTTGGTGTAAAGTATGTTGAGGATTCAAGACTTGTAAGAGGACTTGATTATTATTCAAGTACAGTTTATGAAATAATAACAAATAAATTAGGAGCACAAGGAACTGTATTAGGTGGAGGAAGATATGACAATCTTCTAAAACAATTAGGTGATAAAGATATTCCTGCTGTTGGATTTGCTGCTGGAGTAGAGAGAATGATGATGTTGCTTGAAGATTATCCTAAAAATAATCCTGATGTATATGTAGCTTGGTTAGGAGAAAATACACAAGAATTTGGATTAAAAGTTGCTAAAGATTTAAGAGATAAAGGAATTAAAACTTTTGTAGATTTTAATGTAAAAGGAATGAAATCTCATATGAAAAAAGCTGATAAATTAGTAGTTAAATATTGTATAATTATTGGTGAAGATGAGATGAATAAGGGAGTTGTCGTATTAAAAGATTTTAATGCTAGAACTCAAGAAGAGATGAGCTTAGAAAAAGCTATTGAGATAATTAAAAAATAA
- a CDS encoding replication-associated recombination protein A, giving the protein MENNLFGNNYENMKPLAVKLRPQSLDEFIGQEKLLGKEGILRKLIERQNISNSIFYGPPGCGKSSLGEIISKTINSNFEILNATTASLNDLREVVEKAKKNIEFYGKRTILFLDEIHRFNKMQQDALLSYCENGIITLIGATTENPYYSLNNALLSRVMIFEFKALERKDIEKILKKGIEKLSLKNIPEEIVECILDIAQGDSRIALNYLELYKNSCMDLKAEDVLAIFKERQSSYHKKEDKYNLISALIKSMRGSDPDAALYWLGRLLAGGEDPRYIARRLVVHASEDIGMANPEAMIIANSAMMASERIGMPEIRIVLAQAVIYIAISTKSNSCYMGINRALEDIEKGDLESVPLHISHSAKGYKYPHDYQGNFVKQEYSSKKREYYIPGDNKNEKLIKEKLEKLWKK; this is encoded by the coding sequence ATGGAAAATAATTTATTTGGAAATAATTATGAAAATATGAAACCTCTTGCTGTAAAACTACGTCCTCAAAGTTTAGATGAATTTATAGGACAGGAAAAATTATTGGGAAAAGAGGGTATACTTAGAAAGTTAATAGAGCGTCAAAATATTTCTAATTCAATTTTTTATGGACCACCAGGTTGTGGAAAAAGTTCATTAGGAGAGATAATATCTAAAACAATTAATAGTAACTTTGAAATTTTAAATGCTACAACAGCTTCTTTAAATGACTTAAGAGAAGTTGTAGAAAAAGCAAAAAAAAATATAGAGTTTTATGGCAAAAGAACAATACTTTTTTTAGATGAAATTCATAGATTTAATAAGATGCAACAAGATGCATTACTTTCTTATTGTGAAAATGGAATTATAACTTTAATTGGAGCAACTACAGAAAATCCCTACTATAGTTTAAATAATGCTTTATTATCTAGAGTGATGATTTTTGAATTTAAAGCTTTAGAGAGAAAAGATATTGAAAAAATATTGAAAAAAGGAATAGAAAAACTATCTTTAAAAAATATTCCAGAAGAAATAGTGGAGTGTATTTTAGATATAGCTCAAGGAGATAGTAGAATAGCTTTAAATTATTTAGAACTATATAAAAATAGTTGTATGGATTTAAAAGCAGAAGATGTTTTAGCAATTTTTAAAGAGAGACAATCATCTTATCACAAAAAAGAAGATAAATACAATCTTATCTCAGCTTTAATAAAAAGTATGAGAGGAAGTGATCCAGATGCAGCTCTTTATTGGCTAGGCAGATTATTAGCTGGTGGAGAAGATCCAAGATATATAGCTAGAAGATTGGTAGTTCATGCTAGTGAAGATATTGGAATGGCTAATCCAGAGGCTATGATTATAGCAAATAGTGCAATGATGGCAAGTGAAAGAATAGGAATGCCTGAAATAAGAATAGTTTTAGCTCAAGCTGTGATCTATATTGCAATTTCAACAAAGAGTAATTCATGTTATATGGGAATAAATAGAGCATTGGAAGATATTGAAAAAGGCGACCTAGAAAGTGTTCCTTTACATATCTCTCACAGTGCTAAAGGTTATAAATACCCACATGATTATCAAGGTAATTTTGTAAAACAAGAGTATAGTAGTAAAAAAAGAGAATACTATATTCCTGGAGATAATAAAAATGAGAAACTTATAAAAGAAAAATTAGAAAAATTATGGAAAAAATAG